A genomic window from Purpureocillium takamizusanense chromosome 2, complete sequence includes:
- a CDS encoding uncharacterized protein (COG:S~EggNog:ENOG503P5U7) — MAASAPAPTVPSLKQAFLAAQTTLLAQPLSPSAAWRAANDDSDALGGDGGGAPVPARALDEALLALNNTLQQHARRVYPPQASRNVAAQIAAAYDRDAERRVGADAANDAEALGRELDLTDEGVLEALPESWPSERDCNNHPAEAKRYADTVARLVELSARRKDLRRRVQRLRGLEASIAPLDTADGAAGRIQDNLVTRNGPVETELERMRVLLARVAGRVSELPVKSLATQPDGAEVDLDALDGARKRKVDEFLADPRVFPS; from the exons atggccgcctccgcgcccgcgcccaccgtCCCCTCCCTCAAGCAGGCCTTTCTCGCCGCGCAAACCACCCTCCTAGCGCAGCCGCTCTccccctcggccgcctggcgcgccgccaacgacgacagcgacgcgttgggtggtgacggcggcggcgcgcccgtccccgcccgcgccctcgacgaggccctcctcgcgCTCAACAACACcctccagcagcacgcccgccgcgtctACCCCCCGCAGGCCTCCcgcaacgtcgccgcccaaatcgccgccgcctacgaccgcgacgccgagcgcagggtcggcgccgacgccgccaacgacgccgaggctCTAGGTCGGGAGCTTGATCTCA CGGACGAAGGGGTTCTCGAAGCGCTGCCAGAATCGTGGCCCTCGGAGCGCGACTGCAACAACCACCCCGCCGAGGCGAAGCGGTATGCAGACACggtcgcgcgcctcgtcgagctcagcGCACGGCGCAAGGATCTCCGCCGTCGCGTCCAGCGGCTGCGGGGCCTCGAGGCGAGCATCGCGCCGCTCGACacggcggacggcgccgccgggcgcaTCCAGGATAACCTCGTCACGCGCAACGGGCCCGTCGAAACGGAGCTCGAGCGAATGCGCGTCCTGCTCGCACGCGTGGCGGGTCGCGTCAGTGAGCTCCCCGTGAAGAGCTTGGCGACACAGcctgacggcgccgaggtcgacTTGGACGCCCTGGACGGGGCCCGAAAGCGCAAGGTCGACGAGTTTCTGGCCGACCCTCGTGTTTTTCCGTCTTGA